Proteins encoded within one genomic window of Acidobacteriota bacterium:
- a CDS encoding CvpA family protein, with translation MNALDIALLVVVAAFIVYGAFKGLVRLVLGSVAIAIGFGLGCWYHAPVEAAISGWIHEEHVRLFVAFGAVFVATLIAFSILVWFITKTLEAVHLRWIDRLSGAGLGLAIAALLAGAVLVPLTAFLPADSTLVSGSRISPYIVRISAAVKSIVPESLRNRYEEARARMAAAGKGMLPGGGDVKPLPGVPEVLKGIEGLKGAAAKGADPAKTKDPNG, from the coding sequence GTGAACGCTCTCGACATCGCTCTCCTGGTCGTCGTGGCGGCCTTCATCGTGTACGGCGCCTTCAAGGGGCTCGTCCGGCTGGTCCTGGGCTCCGTCGCGATCGCCATCGGATTCGGCCTGGGATGCTGGTACCACGCGCCGGTCGAGGCGGCGATCTCCGGCTGGATCCACGAGGAGCACGTCCGGCTTTTCGTCGCGTTCGGCGCCGTCTTCGTCGCCACGCTCATCGCCTTCTCGATCCTCGTCTGGTTCATCACGAAGACGCTCGAGGCGGTGCATCTCCGGTGGATCGATCGCCTCTCCGGCGCCGGGCTCGGCCTCGCGATCGCGGCGCTCCTCGCGGGGGCGGTCCTCGTCCCGCTGACCGCCTTCCTCCCGGCCGACAGCACGCTCGTCTCGGGATCGAGGATCTCCCCCTACATCGTCAGGATCTCGGCCGCGGTGAAGTCGATCGTCCCCGAGTCTCTCCGGAACCGTTACGAGGAGGCGCGAGCGCGGATGGCGGCGGCGGGGAAGGGGATGCTGCCGGGGGGCGGCGACGTGAAGCCTCTTCCCGGGGTCCCCGAGGTGCTCAAGGGTATCGAGGGGCTGAAGGGAGCGGCGGCGAAGGGGGCGGACCCGGCGAAAACCAAGGACCCCAACGGCTAG
- a CDS encoding HD domain-containing protein, with protein MSSPSARSPKLGARFQEALAFASELHETQLRKGTETPYLSHLLSVAALVLEDGGDEEEAIAALLHDAVEDQGGMKTLEEIRARFGERVGAIVEGCSDSVSTPKPPWRERKAKYIEHLKTASPSVLRVSAADKLHNARSILMDYRRHGDGIWSRFKGGKDGTLWNYGELVKAFREAGGSPLAEEFALVVAEIEKAVGR; from the coding sequence TTGAGCTCACCGTCCGCCCGCTCTCCAAAGCTCGGAGCCCGCTTCCAGGAGGCGCTCGCCTTCGCCTCGGAGCTGCACGAAACGCAGCTTCGCAAGGGAACGGAGACCCCCTACCTCTCGCACCTTCTCTCGGTCGCCGCGCTCGTCCTCGAGGACGGCGGCGACGAGGAGGAGGCGATCGCCGCGCTGTTGCACGACGCGGTCGAGGACCAGGGGGGGATGAAGACCCTCGAGGAGATCCGCGCGCGCTTCGGCGAGCGCGTCGGGGCGATCGTCGAGGGGTGCTCCGACTCGGTCTCGACTCCGAAGCCCCCGTGGCGGGAGCGCAAGGCGAAGTACATCGAGCACCTGAAGACCGCCTCCCCCTCCGTCCTCCGCGTGTCGGCCGCCGACAAGCTCCACAACGCGCGCTCGATCCTGATGGACTACCGGCGGCACGGCGACGGCATCTGGTCCCGGTTCAAGGGGGGGAAGGACGGGACGCTCTGGAATTACGGTGAGCTGGTGAAGGCCTTCCGCGAGGCGGGAGGAAGTCCGCTCGCCGAGGAGTTCGCGCTGGTCGTGGCCGAGATCGAGAAGGCGGTCGGCCGCTAG